The following proteins are encoded in a genomic region of Dyadobacter sp. UC 10:
- a CDS encoding sulfurtransferase, producing the protein MNIILADELKKLLSESELILIDARGGPDAYERYLAGHVQNANFVDLETELSEKDDDAAKGGRHPLPDPQAFGRLLGTLGISPDSIVAVYDDKKGSNAASRFWWMLKAVGHEKVYVVSGGLDAIAAAGLPISTEISEKPAVKQYPVANWALPLVDIAFVSKISTDPEFMVVDVREHYRYAGESEPIDLVAGHIPGAVNIPFTSNLKENGEFLPKEELAAKYEAALAGRAPAQIIVHCGSGVTACHTLLALADAGLDGAALYVGSWSEWSRNDKPIAIGNN; encoded by the coding sequence ATGAATATCATTTTAGCTGACGAGTTGAAAAAATTGCTTTCCGAAAGTGAGTTGATTTTAATCGACGCGCGGGGCGGGCCTGATGCCTACGAAAGATATCTGGCAGGGCACGTTCAAAACGCTAATTTCGTCGACCTCGAAACCGAGTTGTCTGAGAAAGACGACGATGCCGCGAAAGGAGGGAGGCACCCTTTGCCTGATCCGCAGGCGTTTGGCCGGTTGCTGGGCACATTAGGCATTTCGCCCGATAGCATTGTCGCAGTTTATGATGATAAAAAAGGATCAAATGCAGCCTCCCGTTTTTGGTGGATGCTTAAAGCGGTAGGACATGAGAAAGTGTATGTAGTGAGCGGCGGGCTCGATGCGATTGCAGCGGCCGGCTTGCCTATTTCGACCGAAATTTCTGAGAAACCCGCGGTGAAGCAATATCCGGTAGCCAACTGGGCCTTGCCGCTGGTTGATATTGCCTTCGTCTCAAAAATTTCCACTGATCCTGAATTTATGGTCGTGGACGTTCGTGAGCACTACCGGTACGCAGGGGAAAGCGAGCCGATTGACCTAGTTGCGGGACACATTCCCGGTGCAGTTAATATTCCTTTTACTTCCAATTTGAAAGAGAATGGTGAGTTTCTGCCAAAAGAAGAACTCGCAGCTAAGTACGAAGCAGCGCTCGCCGGTCGTGCGCCGGCACAGATAATCGTGCATTGCGGCTCTGGGGTGACTGCCTGTCACACGCTGCTGGCGCTCGCCGACGCTGGCCTGGACGGAGCCGCGCTTTATGTAGGCTCATGGAGCGAATGGTCGCGGAACGACAAACCGATTGCGATCGGTAATAATTGA
- a CDS encoding TIGR03915 family putative DNA repair protein — protein METFVFDGTLEGLLTAVFYCYQKKSGRVKIVSSAHFYPDVFQQHFEVVSEDDKARRVWAGLKTKLDKQWMLNFYKSFLSEQPPAFQHLVDFARYIIDNEPGAESNYGNPDVLAISQLSQKVHREKHRMEAFIRFQKTSDGIFYAHIEPDFNVLPLLIPHFKNRYADQKWIIYDLKRKYGLFYDLEKVDEIVFDFSEEMSPGLNALPAQLLDEKEELYTILWKDYFRNVNIPARRNMKLHIRHVPKRYWKYLSEKQSDAI, from the coding sequence ATGGAAACGTTTGTATTCGACGGAACGCTGGAAGGTTTGCTCACGGCTGTTTTTTACTGTTATCAAAAAAAGAGCGGCAGGGTGAAAATCGTGAGCAGCGCGCATTTTTATCCGGATGTTTTTCAGCAGCATTTTGAAGTGGTCAGCGAAGACGATAAAGCGAGGCGGGTTTGGGCAGGTTTAAAGACTAAGCTGGACAAGCAGTGGATGCTGAATTTTTATAAATCTTTTCTTTCCGAGCAGCCGCCGGCGTTTCAGCACCTGGTTGATTTTGCCAGATATATTATTGATAATGAACCCGGAGCAGAAAGCAACTACGGTAATCCCGACGTGCTGGCCATTTCGCAACTCAGTCAGAAAGTACATCGGGAAAAACATCGGATGGAAGCATTTATCCGGTTTCAGAAAACTTCGGACGGAATATTTTATGCACATATTGAGCCGGACTTCAACGTATTGCCGCTGTTGATCCCCCATTTCAAAAATCGTTATGCCGACCAGAAATGGATTATTTATGACCTGAAAAGGAAATATGGCCTGTTTTATGACCTGGAAAAGGTAGATGAAATCGTTTTTGATTTTTCAGAAGAAATGTCTCCGGGCCTTAACGCATTACCTGCACAGCTTTTGGATGAAAAAGAAGAGCTCTACACGATTTTATGGAAAGATTATTTCCGGAATGTCAATATTCCGGCACGCAGGAATATGAAACTCCATATTCGCCACGTGCCGAAAAGATATTGGAAGTATCTATCTGAAAAACAATCTGACGCTATTTGA
- a CDS encoding GNAT family N-acetyltransferase, translating into MTITTFQEADLAQLPALQPPDWGDLIPRFRYFLQSDFCFPVKISENGQLLAIGTNMHHTDSVWLACIVVHPAHRNKGLGKMITRHLIDQIDRKRYPTIYLDATEYGYPVYRKLGFELETCYSHLAREVKSETYPISTDIVRFEEKFREQVLRVDRQVSGEDRAGILQDFISTSYLYISDNLVLGYYVPEWGDAPVMAIDDRAGIELMKLRIQMEDKAIVPQDNLLALEFLAQNNFIEYKFSRRMFLGLKREWKADKLFNRISGQLG; encoded by the coding sequence ATGACAATAACTACTTTCCAGGAGGCAGATCTCGCGCAGCTGCCAGCATTGCAACCACCAGATTGGGGCGACCTTATTCCCAGGTTCCGTTATTTCCTTCAATCGGATTTTTGCTTCCCAGTCAAAATCTCAGAAAATGGCCAGCTTTTAGCGATCGGAACAAATATGCATCATACCGATTCTGTTTGGCTGGCCTGCATTGTCGTGCATCCTGCGCACCGCAACAAAGGATTGGGAAAGATGATTACCCGGCACCTTATCGATCAGATCGACCGCAAAAGATACCCCACCATTTACCTCGACGCGACGGAATACGGCTATCCTGTTTACCGGAAGCTGGGTTTTGAGTTGGAAACCTGTTACTCGCACCTGGCCCGTGAAGTCAAATCGGAAACCTATCCTATTTCTACCGATATCGTCCGTTTTGAAGAAAAATTCCGTGAGCAGGTACTTCGGGTCGACAGACAGGTGAGCGGCGAAGACCGGGCCGGGATTTTACAGGATTTCATTTCAACTTCCTACCTCTATATATCTGATAATTTGGTACTTGGCTACTATGTTCCTGAATGGGGCGATGCGCCTGTCATGGCGATAGACGACCGGGCCGGAATCGAACTGATGAAGCTCAGGATTCAAATGGAGGACAAAGCAATAGTACCGCAGGACAACCTGCTGGCCCTGGAATTTTTAGCACAGAATAATTTCATTGAATACAAGTTCTCGCGAAGGATGTTCCTCGGGTTGAAAAGGGAATGGAAAGCAGATAAACTTTTCAACCGGATAAGCGGTCAGCTCGGCTGA
- a CDS encoding M61 family metallopeptidase: MTKKLLSIFALQIIALNALAQQISYDVSFPNIVHHEANIKVSVSDVPQHELTFRMSRSSPGRYATHEYGKNVYEVSAFDKSGKNLPIQRVDGDVYKVSGINGFARVEYTLYANHADGTYAGIDPSSIHLNMPATFMWVKDLEKAPIEVKFNLPEGSKWTIATQLLKGKDTHTFTAPGLQYFMDSPTKIGKLIWKEWTLENIDGKQSKFKLALEANASDSLASQFADKVKKITQEAKTVFGEYPVFESSQYTFLASINPYVKGDGMEHRNSTMISIPVAFNGSDQLLGVFSHEFFHTWNVERIRPKSLEPFNFEKSNMSFELWFAEGFTQYYGDLILERAGFDDLAEYCQTLTALVNTKENTVGAKRISPVQASNMAVFVDAGVAVDKTNYPNFYASYYPYGASVALALDLELRSKGLNLDDFMKMVWQKHGKPEIPYTVADLQKVLSDYSKDKNFAADFFAKYVNGHESFNYKPLLAKAGLTLKRQSEGQAWIGDVRYKEGPGLTILNNTLIGSPLYAAGLDIDDQILKVEGKNTGIQNDLNAILQSHKPGDKITVEYKHREETKLATIELTENPRLLVVPNETLGQTVTPEMQKFREAWLGTKIK, from the coding sequence ATGACCAAAAAACTACTATCCATTTTTGCGCTTCAAATAATCGCATTGAATGCGCTGGCGCAGCAAATAAGCTATGATGTTTCATTTCCGAATATCGTACATCATGAAGCGAATATCAAAGTCAGTGTATCGGATGTTCCTCAGCATGAGCTCACATTCCGAATGAGCCGATCTTCTCCCGGCCGTTATGCAACGCATGAATACGGGAAAAATGTTTACGAAGTCTCGGCCTTCGACAAATCCGGTAAAAATCTTCCGATACAACGCGTGGACGGGGATGTATATAAAGTTTCAGGCATCAATGGTTTTGCCAGGGTTGAATACACGCTTTACGCGAACCATGCAGACGGAACGTATGCGGGCATTGATCCGTCAAGCATTCATCTGAATATGCCGGCGACATTTATGTGGGTAAAAGATCTGGAAAAAGCCCCGATCGAAGTGAAATTCAACCTGCCGGAAGGTTCCAAATGGACGATTGCTACGCAATTGCTTAAAGGCAAAGACACGCATACTTTCACGGCGCCGGGTCTCCAGTACTTTATGGATTCGCCAACCAAAATCGGCAAGCTGATATGGAAAGAGTGGACACTGGAAAACATTGACGGAAAACAATCGAAATTCAAACTGGCGCTCGAAGCAAATGCAAGTGATTCACTGGCAAGCCAATTTGCGGATAAAGTGAAGAAAATAACGCAGGAGGCAAAGACTGTCTTCGGGGAATATCCTGTTTTTGAATCTTCCCAATACACCTTCCTGGCGAGCATTAACCCGTATGTTAAAGGTGACGGAATGGAGCACCGGAACAGCACGATGATCAGTATTCCGGTTGCCTTTAATGGGTCGGATCAGTTACTTGGCGTGTTTTCCCATGAATTTTTTCACACCTGGAATGTCGAACGGATCAGGCCGAAATCGCTGGAACCGTTCAATTTCGAAAAAAGCAATATGAGTTTCGAGCTCTGGTTTGCAGAAGGTTTCACCCAGTATTACGGCGATCTTATTCTCGAAAGGGCCGGCTTTGATGATCTGGCAGAATACTGCCAAACGCTGACTGCACTTGTTAATACCAAAGAAAATACCGTAGGTGCGAAACGGATTTCCCCTGTCCAGGCAAGTAATATGGCCGTTTTTGTCGATGCAGGCGTGGCAGTGGATAAAACCAACTACCCTAACTTTTACGCTTCCTATTATCCCTATGGAGCCTCCGTTGCACTGGCTCTTGACCTAGAACTGAGATCGAAAGGATTGAACCTGGATGATTTTATGAAGATGGTCTGGCAAAAACATGGAAAGCCTGAGATACCCTATACTGTCGCTGATTTACAAAAGGTTCTTTCCGATTATTCAAAGGATAAAAATTTTGCCGCAGATTTCTTTGCTAAATATGTAAACGGGCACGAATCCTTCAATTACAAACCGCTGCTTGCAAAAGCAGGGCTGACTTTGAAAAGGCAGTCGGAAGGCCAGGCCTGGATAGGAGATGTGCGCTACAAGGAAGGGCCGGGACTCACAATTTTAAACAATACCCTGATCGGATCACCGCTTTATGCAGCCGGATTGGATATTGATGACCAGATTTTGAAAGTAGAGGGAAAGAATACAGGCATACAAAATGACCTGAATGCGATTTTGCAGTCACATAAACCAGGTGATAAAATTACGGTTGAATACAAACACCGCGAGGAAACAAAGCTGGCGACGATCGAACTGACCGAAAATCCCAGACTACTCGTCGTGCCCAATGAAACTTTGGGCCAAACCGTCACACCTGAAATGCAAAAGTTCAGGGAAGCATGGTTGGGTACTAAAATCAAATAG
- a CDS encoding 3-keto-disaccharide hydrolase gives MKKLLLVLTSIFLFSQTSFSQSRALLNGKDLKGWHVDVPEMDKDPNVKSPFLIRDGLLVSLGKPGGHLITDDQFENFRLTFQYRFAGKPGNCGALVFVSKPRDLYEMFPKSIEIQMMHQNAGDFWCIQENITVPDMEKRRGPKEKWGVNGDKLRRVPNLTDGTEKPLGEWNSMHIECVKNSIKVWLNGVLVNYGYNATAQKGQIALQSEGAEVEFKEVMVTPIKTLSK, from the coding sequence ATGAAAAAATTATTACTAGTACTCACCTCGATTTTTCTTTTTTCACAAACATCTTTCAGTCAATCCAGAGCGCTATTAAACGGTAAAGACCTGAAAGGCTGGCATGTGGATGTCCCGGAAATGGATAAAGACCCGAATGTAAAATCTCCTTTTCTGATACGTGACGGGTTACTTGTAAGCCTCGGGAAGCCAGGCGGACATTTGATAACCGACGATCAGTTTGAAAATTTCCGACTTACGTTCCAATATCGCTTTGCGGGTAAGCCGGGCAACTGTGGGGCGCTGGTATTTGTATCCAAGCCCCGGGACTTATACGAAATGTTCCCAAAATCGATTGAAATTCAAATGATGCATCAAAATGCAGGAGATTTTTGGTGCATTCAGGAAAATATTACCGTACCCGACATGGAAAAAAGGCGGGGGCCAAAAGAGAAATGGGGCGTAAACGGAGACAAATTACGCCGTGTTCCGAACCTCACAGACGGGACAGAAAAACCTTTGGGCGAATGGAATTCCATGCACATTGAATGCGTTAAAAATTCAATTAAGGTGTGGCTGAATGGTGTACTGGTCAACTACGGCTACAATGCGACCGCGCAAAAAGGTCAAATCGCCCTGCAATCAGAAGGCGCCGAAGTTGAATTTAAGGAAGTAATGGTCACTCCTATTAAAACGTTGTCAAAATAA
- a CDS encoding helix-turn-helix domain-containing protein: MVIDTYDIIDFENFPKPQSVEKDAKTRNASNIVNCYYPKVGKIQFKSDLFPHMHLMNMHWYTEDEVTLWDKVSSDNININFHLAGNLDTRFYGIQDELNMRPGRHNLIYSPEGGFVNRTQSKSSLEMFHLSLDKSFFLNAIGSDDAWSEEISGKLARGESFSGIAGTADITPAMLNLIREIKEADSRGPLRNLLVQSRILELLALQIGQFRVPVASSEIFRADEMEKLYQLKDFLDANFLRELTLSQLSRVCLLNEFKVKKGFKALFGLTVFGYLRKLRMEYAKKLLLDSALTVEEVSGRLGYEHAHHFSAAFKNFTGTSPSQFKSKITTYSLA, encoded by the coding sequence ATGGTTATTGATACCTATGATATTATCGATTTCGAAAATTTCCCGAAACCGCAATCCGTTGAAAAGGACGCGAAAACGCGCAATGCTAGCAATATAGTCAATTGCTATTATCCCAAAGTTGGTAAAATTCAGTTCAAGAGCGATTTATTTCCCCATATGCACCTGATGAATATGCATTGGTATACGGAGGACGAGGTAACGCTTTGGGACAAGGTTTCATCGGATAACATCAACATCAATTTTCATCTGGCCGGAAATCTGGACACAAGATTCTACGGAATACAAGATGAGCTGAATATGCGTCCGGGCAGGCACAATCTGATCTATTCTCCCGAAGGAGGTTTCGTCAACAGGACCCAATCGAAATCTTCTCTGGAAATGTTCCACCTGAGCCTGGACAAAAGTTTTTTCCTCAATGCAATCGGGTCAGACGATGCGTGGAGCGAAGAAATTAGCGGTAAACTTGCCCGGGGAGAGTCGTTTTCAGGCATTGCGGGCACAGCGGATATCACTCCGGCTATGCTTAACCTGATCCGGGAAATCAAGGAGGCCGATTCGCGCGGCCCATTGCGGAACTTGCTGGTTCAATCCAGGATCCTGGAATTGCTGGCACTTCAGATAGGGCAGTTCCGGGTTCCTGTGGCGAGTAGTGAGATATTCAGGGCGGATGAAATGGAGAAGTTGTACCAGCTAAAAGATTTTCTCGACGCCAATTTTCTGAGGGAGCTCACACTTTCTCAGCTGAGCCGGGTTTGCCTGTTGAATGAATTCAAAGTCAAAAAGGGCTTCAAGGCGCTTTTTGGATTGACCGTATTCGGTTACCTGCGGAAACTACGGATGGAATATGCGAAAAAGTTGCTGCTCGATTCGGCCCTTACTGTGGAAGAAGTCTCCGGACGTTTGGGGTACGAACATGCGCATCACTTTTCAGCTGCATTTAAAAATTTCACGGGAACCAGCCCGTCGCAATTCAAATCGAAAATTACAACCTATTCTCTCGCTTAA
- a CDS encoding putative DNA modification/repair radical SAM protein translates to MYERIREKLGILADAAKYDVSCSSSGSNRKNENRGLGDAEGTGICHTYTEDGRCVSLLKILLTNHCIFDCAFCVSRRSNDIKRAAFTVEEVVELTINFYRRNYIEGLFLSSGIFKNADYTMERLVRIVKKLRTEERFNGYIHLKTIPGASEELLKEAGMYADRMSINLEMPTETGLKILAPEKSHEEVKKPLGYIQQSITQFSDEKALIKSVPKFVPAGQSTQIVIGATPDTDKEIMHTANAFYKNFSLKRVYYSGYIPISNDSRLPVIGSQPPLIRENRLYQADWLMRFYGFNVQEIVNDAHPNLDVDVDPKLSWALRHLEHFPVDVNTADYRMILRVPGIGVSSALKIVQARKFGRLYKDHLKKIGISFNKARHFIRFADSPVQLNDFEAGHIKGIILSESHSKYQKNPYNQLSLF, encoded by the coding sequence ATGTACGAGAGGATCCGTGAGAAGTTGGGAATATTAGCAGACGCTGCAAAATATGACGTATCGTGTTCATCCAGTGGAAGTAACCGGAAAAACGAAAATAGGGGGCTGGGCGACGCGGAGGGAACAGGAATCTGTCACACTTACACCGAAGATGGCCGGTGCGTTTCCTTGTTGAAGATTTTACTGACCAATCATTGCATTTTTGACTGCGCTTTTTGTGTTTCCCGCCGTAGCAATGACATCAAACGTGCCGCTTTTACGGTAGAGGAAGTCGTGGAGCTGACTATTAATTTTTACAGGCGCAATTATATAGAGGGGCTTTTTCTGAGTTCAGGAATTTTCAAGAATGCGGATTATACGATGGAACGCCTAGTCCGGATAGTTAAAAAACTGCGGACTGAGGAGCGCTTCAACGGCTATATTCATTTAAAAACGATCCCGGGAGCCAGTGAAGAATTGCTGAAAGAAGCGGGTATGTATGCTGACAGGATGAGCATTAACCTCGAAATGCCAACGGAGACCGGCCTCAAAATACTCGCTCCGGAAAAGTCGCACGAAGAGGTAAAAAAACCACTGGGTTACATTCAGCAAAGCATTACTCAATTTTCCGACGAAAAAGCGCTGATCAAAAGTGTCCCGAAATTCGTTCCGGCCGGCCAGAGCACACAGATTGTGATCGGCGCGACGCCGGATACCGACAAAGAGATTATGCATACTGCGAATGCATTTTATAAAAATTTCTCGCTTAAAAGGGTTTACTACTCTGGCTATATTCCGATCAGCAACGACAGTCGCCTGCCGGTAATCGGCTCACAACCACCTTTGATCCGCGAAAACCGGCTGTACCAGGCGGATTGGCTGATGCGGTTTTACGGTTTCAATGTGCAGGAAATCGTGAACGACGCACACCCTAATCTCGACGTAGACGTGGATCCGAAATTAAGCTGGGCCCTGCGACATTTGGAACACTTTCCGGTAGACGTAAATACCGCAGACTACCGCATGATCCTCCGCGTTCCGGGGATCGGCGTTTCGTCCGCACTTAAAATCGTCCAGGCGCGAAAGTTCGGCAGATTGTATAAAGACCATTTGAAAAAGATAGGTATCTCCTTCAATAAAGCGCGCCATTTTATCCGTTTCGCAGACAGCCCGGTGCAATTGAATGATTTCGAGGCGGGACACATTAAAGGGATTATCCTTTCTGAAAGTCATAGTAAGTATCAGAAAAACCCTTATAACCAGCTTTCGCTTTTTTAA
- a CDS encoding c-type cytochrome: MIRKILKWTGISLGAVLLTLVAVYAFIATSMNSRINKAYSFENEEIEIRSDSATLARGKHLVAIKGCQDCHGNDLGGKLMNDDGAVGRLVASNLTKGKGGLPSDYDRADWLTALRHGIGKDGKPLIFMPSHETTLLTKEDVSALIAYCEQVAPVDKEMPENDLGPVALVMGYLDKMPLLSVEKIDHNLPMVATVDSTEGVALGKYLAVSCTGCHRADLKGGAPVAPGFPPVPDITSSGHLGSWSDRQFITTLTTGKTPEGHTLKNEDMPWKMTAQYTRTELASLYKYLRSI; this comes from the coding sequence ATGATACGTAAAATTTTAAAATGGACAGGCATCTCACTGGGCGCCGTCCTGCTCACACTCGTCGCTGTTTACGCATTTATTGCCACCAGTATGAACAGCCGAATCAATAAGGCTTATTCATTTGAAAATGAAGAAATCGAAATACGATCCGACAGTGCGACGCTCGCGCGTGGGAAACATCTGGTCGCAATTAAAGGGTGCCAGGATTGCCACGGAAATGACCTCGGGGGAAAATTAATGAACGACGACGGTGCCGTAGGAAGGTTGGTAGCAAGTAATCTCACGAAAGGAAAAGGCGGATTACCCTCAGATTACGATCGGGCCGACTGGCTTACAGCCCTTCGTCACGGGATTGGCAAAGATGGTAAGCCTTTGATTTTCATGCCCTCCCACGAAACAACGCTGCTCACGAAGGAAGATGTGTCCGCGTTGATCGCCTATTGCGAGCAGGTCGCTCCGGTAGATAAAGAAATGCCGGAGAACGACCTGGGACCAGTCGCCCTCGTGATGGGTTATTTGGATAAAATGCCACTGCTCTCAGTAGAAAAAATTGATCACAATTTGCCAATGGTAGCTACTGTCGATTCAACGGAAGGAGTTGCATTAGGTAAATATCTTGCAGTATCGTGTACAGGTTGTCACCGTGCCGATCTGAAAGGCGGAGCGCCGGTGGCGCCGGGTTTCCCGCCGGTTCCGGACATTACCAGCTCCGGGCACTTGGGTAGCTGGTCCGACAGGCAATTTATCACCACACTTACCACCGGAAAAACACCGGAAGGACACACACTGAAAAATGAAGATATGCCCTGGAAAATGACGGCACAATATACACGCACCGAACTGGCGTCGCTATACAAGTATCTGCGCTCCATATAG
- a CDS encoding thioredoxin family protein, whose amino-acid sequence MLRQSNIYFCVTIFILLTNSLCLAQEPKVTRYNGKVSQQFVMNRESVIIDHATGKKISYAEYDERLKRNPGLYRTLPVFDKYGKASSFELVKKNQIYTHEDGSVINNPDLMPEVGEPISPFVMEGLDGKEYNSEKLRGKYILLGFWVKYEKPLYSLASTKVISDFINEHKKRGVDIVSLGTTLNTREECIEAIPKRNCGFIPVPESYGFNHRYKISETPYFILVDKKGIIKAMAPHTEFSKISDLVLR is encoded by the coding sequence ATGCTTCGTCAGTCCAATATTTATTTCTGCGTAACAATTTTTATTCTGCTTACAAACTCGCTGTGCCTGGCGCAGGAACCGAAAGTCACGCGCTATAATGGCAAGGTGAGTCAGCAATTCGTAATGAACCGGGAGTCGGTTATCATTGATCACGCAACCGGAAAGAAAATTTCCTACGCTGAATACGATGAAAGGTTGAAGCGTAATCCGGGTTTGTACAGGACGTTGCCGGTTTTTGACAAATATGGAAAAGCCTCTTCTTTTGAATTAGTTAAGAAAAACCAGATCTACACGCACGAGGATGGTTCCGTTATCAATAATCCGGATCTGATGCCCGAGGTGGGAGAGCCGATTTCTCCGTTTGTCATGGAAGGTTTGGACGGGAAAGAATATAATTCGGAAAAATTGCGTGGTAAGTATATCCTGCTTGGGTTTTGGGTCAAGTATGAAAAACCGCTTTATTCGCTCGCCAGTACCAAGGTGATCTCGGATTTTATCAATGAACATAAAAAACGCGGAGTTGATATTGTATCGCTTGGAACAACGCTGAATACGCGTGAAGAATGTATTGAAGCCATTCCAAAGCGTAATTGCGGATTTATCCCTGTCCCGGAGTCATATGGTTTTAATCACCGGTATAAGATCAGCGAAACGCCGTATTTTATATTAGTAGATAAAAAAGGGATTATAAAAGCCATGGCGCCACATACCGAGTTCTCGAAAATCAGTGATTTGGTGCTGAGATAA
- a CDS encoding YceI family protein, translating to MSKYFLALAAALLASFTLIVRSWDIAPGYSIKFDGKYAHGTFKKLSGSIHFDPLVPEKAAFDVAIEVSSIETGIDLKNKHAKSEKWFDAERFPLITFKSSQVIRADSGYVVSGKLNMHGFEKDIAIPFDFDEEEEIFQGKFKVSRGDFGIGKVNGKASDSTAVEIFVPVFQK from the coding sequence ATGAGCAAGTACTTCCTCGCATTAGCGGCAGCTTTGCTGGCTTCTTTTACACTGATCGTCAGAAGCTGGGATATTGCGCCGGGATATTCAATAAAATTTGACGGTAAATATGCGCATGGGACATTTAAGAAATTGAGCGGCTCGATCCATTTTGATCCGCTCGTGCCGGAGAAGGCTGCGTTCGATGTTGCAATAGAAGTGAGTTCAATAGAAACCGGCATTGATTTGAAAAACAAGCATGCAAAAAGCGAAAAATGGTTTGACGCCGAGCGGTTTCCGCTCATTACCTTCAAATCTTCACAGGTGATCAGGGCAGATAGTGGCTACGTCGTATCGGGTAAACTGAATATGCATGGTTTTGAAAAAGACATTGCTATCCCATTTGATTTCGATGAAGAAGAGGAAATCTTCCAGGGTAAATTTAAAGTGAGCAGAGGTGATTTTGGTATCGGTAAAGTGAATGGGAAAGCGTCTGATTCCACTGCTGTGGAAATTTTTGTTCCCGTATTTCAAAAGTGA
- the lspA gene encoding signal peptidase II encodes MSKLKSSRVFRNAVILSILVANIGCDQISKQVVRKHVGFYEHISVIKDYFTITYVENTGAFLSIGSNLPNTFKILILSVIPLIALMFGVFYILVKRNLTLLSSLALSFAIGGGIGNIYDRLVHGSVTDFMHINFGFFQTGIFNMADVSIMTGMFIFLVQSLRRQGGRMLG; translated from the coding sequence ATGTCTAAACTAAAATCCAGCAGGGTTTTCAGAAATGCGGTGATACTGAGCATTCTCGTAGCCAATATCGGTTGCGACCAGATTTCCAAACAGGTGGTCCGGAAACATGTTGGGTTTTATGAGCACATTAGTGTGATAAAAGATTATTTCACAATCACTTATGTAGAAAACACCGGCGCATTTCTGAGCATTGGCAGTAATCTGCCGAACACCTTTAAAATACTGATCCTATCCGTGATCCCGCTTATCGCCCTGATGTTTGGCGTATTTTATATTCTGGTTAAAAGAAATCTTACGCTTCTCAGCTCACTCGCACTCAGTTTCGCAATCGGCGGCGGAATTGGGAATATTTACGACAGGCTCGTGCACGGCTCCGTAACCGACTTTATGCACATCAATTTCGGCTTTTTTCAAACCGGTATCTTCAACATGGCCGACGTGTCCATTATGACCGGAATGTTCATTTTTCTGGTACAGTCATTGAGGAGGCAAGGCGGGAGGATGTTGGGGTAG